The proteins below are encoded in one region of Podarcis raffonei isolate rPodRaf1 chromosome 6, rPodRaf1.pri, whole genome shotgun sequence:
- the B4GALT2 gene encoding beta-1,4-galactosyltransferase 2 isoform X1, with translation MSRLLVGVTLERICKAVLLLCLLHFLIIMILYFDVYAQRLDFFSRFNMRNSSRTLPYVNVSRPNGTAGPLGPELLAPSVKSVSMNSTVTEKPLPPCPEMPPGLVGRLLIEFSTPMSMERVQRENPDVREGGKYSPPDCVPRQKVAILIPFRHREHHLKYWLHYLHPILRRQKVSYGIYIINQFGEDTFNRAKLLNVGFLEALRDDESYDCFIFSDVDLVPMDDRNLYRCYDQPRHFAVAMDKFGFRLPYSGYFGGVSGLSKTQFLKINGFPNEYWGWGGEDDDIFNRISLNGMKVSRPDARIGRYRMIKHERDRHNEPNPQRFTKIQNTKVTMKRDGIGSLQYRLVEVVRRPMYTNVTVEIGRPPPRPPRG, from the exons ATGAGCAGATTGCTGGTGGGAGTGACcctggagaggatctgcaaagctGTGCTGCTCTTATGTTTACTGCACTTCCTCATCATCATGATCCTCTACTTTGATGTCTACGCCCAGCGCCTGGACTTTTTCAGCCGCTTCAATATGCGCAACTCCTCCCGCACTCTGCCCTACGTCAACGTCTCTCGGCCTAACGGGACCGCCGGGCCTCTGGGCCCTGAGCTCCTGGCCCCGAGTGTGAAGTCCGTCAGTATGAACAGCACTGTCACCGAGAAGCCCTTACCACCTTGTCCAGAGATGCCTCCTGGCCTAG TGGGCCGGCTCCTTATCGAGTTCAGCACTCCCATGAGCATGGAGCGGGTGCAACGGGAAAACCCAGATGTGCGGGAGGGCGGCAAGTATTCTCCCCCAGACTGTGTGCCTCGCCAGAAGGTGGCCATCCTCATTCCGTTCCGGCACCGGGAGCACCACCTCAAGTACTGGCTGCACTACCTGCACCCGATTCTACGGCGCCAGAAGGTGTCTTACGGCATCTATATAATTAACCAG TTTGGTGAAGACACCTTTAACCGAGCTAAGCTGTTGAATGTGGGCTTCCTAGAAGCCCTTCGAGATGATGAGAGCTATGACTGCTTCATCTTCAGCGACGTTGACCTAGTGCCCATGGATGACCGGAATCTCTATCGCTGTTATGACCAACCCCGGCACTTTGCTGTTGCCATGGATAAGTTTGGCTTCCG GCTGCCATACTCTGGCTACTTCGGAGGTGTCTCTGGCCTGAGCAAGACACAGTTTCTGAAGATCAATGGCTTCCCTAACGAGtactggggctggggtggggaagatgACGACATCTTTAACCG GATCTCGCTTAATGGCATGAAAGTGTCACGTCCTGATGCCCGCATTGGGCGCTACCGCATGATCAAGCACGAGCGTGACCGACACAACGAGCCCAATCCCCAGCG GTTCACCAAAATCCAGAATACCAAGGTGACCATGAAACGCGATGGCATTGGCTCGCTTCAGTACCGCCTGGTGGAGGTGGTTCGTCGTCCCATGTACACCAATGTAACCGTGGAGATTGGCCGCCCACCACCACGCCCCCCTCGGGGCTGA
- the B4GALT2 gene encoding beta-1,4-galactosyltransferase 2 isoform X2, whose product MSRLLVGVTLERICKAVLLLCLLHFLIIMILYFDVYAQRLDFFSRFNMRNSSRTLPYVNVSRPNGTAGPLGPELLAPSVKSVSMNSTVTEKPLPPCPEMPPGLVGRLLIEFSTPMSMERVQRENPDVREGGKYSPPDCVPRQKVAILIPFRHREHHLKYWLHYLHPILRRQKVSYGIYIINQFGEDTFNRAKLLNVGFLEALRDDESYDCFIFSDVDLVPMDDRNLYRCYDQPRHFAVAMDKFGFRISLNGMKVSRPDARIGRYRMIKHERDRHNEPNPQRFTKIQNTKVTMKRDGIGSLQYRLVEVVRRPMYTNVTVEIGRPPPRPPRG is encoded by the exons ATGAGCAGATTGCTGGTGGGAGTGACcctggagaggatctgcaaagctGTGCTGCTCTTATGTTTACTGCACTTCCTCATCATCATGATCCTCTACTTTGATGTCTACGCCCAGCGCCTGGACTTTTTCAGCCGCTTCAATATGCGCAACTCCTCCCGCACTCTGCCCTACGTCAACGTCTCTCGGCCTAACGGGACCGCCGGGCCTCTGGGCCCTGAGCTCCTGGCCCCGAGTGTGAAGTCCGTCAGTATGAACAGCACTGTCACCGAGAAGCCCTTACCACCTTGTCCAGAGATGCCTCCTGGCCTAG TGGGCCGGCTCCTTATCGAGTTCAGCACTCCCATGAGCATGGAGCGGGTGCAACGGGAAAACCCAGATGTGCGGGAGGGCGGCAAGTATTCTCCCCCAGACTGTGTGCCTCGCCAGAAGGTGGCCATCCTCATTCCGTTCCGGCACCGGGAGCACCACCTCAAGTACTGGCTGCACTACCTGCACCCGATTCTACGGCGCCAGAAGGTGTCTTACGGCATCTATATAATTAACCAG TTTGGTGAAGACACCTTTAACCGAGCTAAGCTGTTGAATGTGGGCTTCCTAGAAGCCCTTCGAGATGATGAGAGCTATGACTGCTTCATCTTCAGCGACGTTGACCTAGTGCCCATGGATGACCGGAATCTCTATCGCTGTTATGACCAACCCCGGCACTTTGCTGTTGCCATGGATAAGTTTGGCTTCCG GATCTCGCTTAATGGCATGAAAGTGTCACGTCCTGATGCCCGCATTGGGCGCTACCGCATGATCAAGCACGAGCGTGACCGACACAACGAGCCCAATCCCCAGCG GTTCACCAAAATCCAGAATACCAAGGTGACCATGAAACGCGATGGCATTGGCTCGCTTCAGTACCGCCTGGTGGAGGTGGTTCGTCGTCCCATGTACACCAATGTAACCGTGGAGATTGGCCGCCCACCACCACGCCCCCCTCGGGGCTGA